The Macaca mulatta isolate MMU2019108-1 chromosome 19, T2T-MMU8v2.0, whole genome shotgun sequence sequence ACGCCCGCCGCCGCGGGCCGGCCCAGTGCGTCGCACAGAGCGAAGGCGTCCACGCAGCTGCTCTCGCCCGGGCCGCCACCGGGGCTGCCGGCCAGGCCGTAGCGCTCTAGAGCCTCGGCCACGAGCTCGCGCGCCGTGGAGCGCGCCGTGGCCAGCACGCTCTTGTAGTTGGCGCCCGATGCCAGTCCGGCGCCGAAGATCTTGAGGACCCCCGGGGACGCGGAGGCGCGGGTGGCCAGCGGGGGCTCGGGGGCCACGCCCGCCGCCAGCTCCGGCAGCTTCTTCTCGCTGGCCCAGCGCTGCGCACCCCCCGGGGTCCCAGGGCCTCCCGCGCCGCCGGACCCCGAGGTCCCGGTCCCCGAGCCCCGGAAGAGCTGGGAGATGCGCTTGGCGCGACTACCGGAGGCTCCCCCGGCCGCCTTGACAGCGCCCACTCGCCGCAGCTCCACGTGCGGCGGGGGCGGAGGTAGCGGCTCGCTGCTACGGCTCCCCGTGTCCGACGAAGAAGACCTGGGAGTCCGCCGGGGAACAGAGTCGCGGGAGAGAGACCCGAACAACACGCCAAGACGGGGGTGGAGGACAGATTAGGAGGGAAGTgagcagagacccagagagaggacaGGGATCCAGGGTGGATGGACGGGGCGGGGGTGAGGGTTGGCACAGAGACgcgaggcaaagagagagaaaataaataaataaataaataaataaataaataaaggcaagtCCCACAGAGGGAAATTCCAAGAGGTGAgcagagaggggaggaaggaaggtgaATCAATCCCCCTGCTCTTTCTGTCCTCATCCCGGTGCCGATCTGGCCTCACTCCACCTCCTGCCTGGCCTAGCTCTTACTCCCACAGCGCCCTGGTATCGCTGCGCCCCACCGTCTCGCACTACCCACAAGCTCGCTTGCCCAATTCAGGATGAGGACCGGAGCCAACCCTTTGCAGGACTGGGCCGTGAACAGGGACAGATGGGAGGCAGGTGTGCAGGGCCAGGAGTCCTGCAGAGATGGCACTCACTTGACAGAGGCTGCGCTGGGCCAGCGCCGCCCCAGCTTCGCCAGCTGCTTCCTGGGGGAATTGATCCACAGGCCCACGGGGAGATGAAGCTTCCCGAAGCGGGGGCTTCCGCCCTCCTTCCGTTCACCAGATAGCATGGCCCTAAGGGAAGGCGAGGAAGGCCTCAACTCCTAAGGCACTCTTGTGGGAATGGGGTGGAGGGAACCTGGACTCCGagtcagagggaggaggggactgGGGCTCAGACTTGCGAGcccagagggaggagagggatggTACCCTGGATTCCTGGGTCCTGGGATGGAAGATGGCTGGGGGACTGAGTCTTGGGTCCCAGGGAGGAGGGTTTGGGCCGCTGGGTCCCTGGCTCTTACCCTGCTTCGGGTCCGGCACACCCGGAGGCCCTGGCTCCACTGGCCTGGGTCAGTTCCACTGCTCTTGCCTCTGCCACGGCTCCCAGCACTGGGTGGGGGACAGGAAAAGGCAAGAGGAAACCCGGCAGGAAGAGCGGGGAGGGGGCGTCCTGTGAGGAGACCAGGCCTGGGGGAGGAGATCTGGGGAGGATTGGCCCTGCCCCATTCCTTGATTCTGGAATTACGTCGCAGCCAGATGGCCCCCTCCACGACCCAAGGGTCCTGGTTTCCCGCCCTTCTTCCCTCAGGCCGGAGCCCATCCCCAGACCTCTGCTCTCGGGGAACCAAAGGCTAGGATCAGCCCCgtccaggggagtgagtcagATGCTTAGACAACAAGATAAATCTTTATTGGTGCCTCGAATCTGTGGCTTTTTCTTTTGGGACCTGGGGTTGCTCGGCCACTCCACTGCCAAGGCCAAACAGTGAGGACTTGATGAAATCGATCACCTTCCTTCGACAAAATATCctaggggtgggagtggggtgcaGATCATGGAACCGGGTTGGGTAGTAATTGTGTGGGGGACACCCCTCCCAACCACCCCCTGTGTGACTTTATTCTAGCAATTATCTAAGCCTCGCCCTTCGAAGTCCTCCTATGCAAGCCCCCCGCACTCCATCCCCAGGAAAGTCCTGCTCTCAGTCCTCAGTAGCCCCCAGCCCAGCTTCTGCGTTGGGTTCCTGGAAGCCCCGCCCGTTACTCCAAGCCTAGCCAGCCTTCTTCAACGGGTTGCTCACGCAAAGGTAATGCCGGTTATCAGTGCTAGGGAGCCCCAGATCAGCAGCCCCAGAAGGCGGCCTTTCAGCATTTTCTCGGGCTTCAGAGGCTGGAGGGTATTGGACGACTCCGTGGTCGCCTCCCCCGGGGTTACGATATTTGGGGACGGTTTTTCCTCCTCGACCCTTTTGGGCAACACTGTTAGAGAAAGTGTAAAGAGCAGTCCTGGCAGGGCGTGGAGTTCCTGCCCTGGCAAAGGCAAGCCCGTCCCGGTAGCCTGCCATCCCAGAGATAATCACGCCTTCAACAGTGTAAAGCCTGAACACACCCAAGGGAACGCCTGTCCTCGGGGTCAGAGGCCACGCCCCCGGCGGGAAGCCACACCCCTTGCCCCGAAACCACACCCAACAGGAAGCCACGCCCCCATCGCCGAGGCCACGCCCCCGACGCGGACCCCCAGCTTTCCTGGGCCCTGAATCCTACACTTCTCTCAACCCCACAGCACTGACCTGTGACGCGAAAATTGATGACCGTGGCTGGGCTGGA is a genomic window containing:
- the IZUMO1 gene encoding izumo sperm-egg fusion protein 1 isoform X3, yielding MEDMILDCELNWHQASEGLTDYSFYRVWGNNTETLVSKGKEPTLTKSMVGPEDAGSYRCELGSVNSSPATVINFRVTVLPKRVEEEKPSPNIVTPGEATTESSNTLQPLKPEKMLKGRLLGLLIWGSLALITGITFAIFCRRKVIDFIKSSLFGLGSGVAEQPQVPKEKATDSRHQ